A window of the Tiliqua scincoides isolate rTilSci1 chromosome 5, rTilSci1.hap2, whole genome shotgun sequence genome harbors these coding sequences:
- the LOC136653322 gene encoding vomeronasal type-2 receptor 26-like, translating into MTHKAKCSLGKPLPIRHRYLQAGDLTIGGITSQITLLGDLINFDEHPHQSWTSDFLAVTKNYQHTLAMVFAIKEINEDPRILPNVTLGFHICESYFCSKCTYHATMELLSTQNKFIPNYRCGSQNKMMSVIGGLYFAVSVNMATILGIYKVPQLTYGSVPLTSDRSGPLSVYQMVPKEAYQYTGIAQLLLHFKWTWVGVIAKEDDNGERFLQAILEIFPTKGICFAFLERIRITQVNNFLSELDWLVRIYCIVMNSNANTVVFYAEAMTLLRWLLQLPDLDWVTMKPKGKVWLMTAQMELRPLNFQRDWDIQAIHGSLSFAIQSHELPNFQTFLRMRKPFLTKDDSFILEIWEQAFNCVFPHQNPAIDSLDGNICTGEEKLENLPGALFEVSMTGHSYSIYNAAHAVAHALHAMQSCIHKHCIMRNERRLNLWNQQPWQLHHFLERVSFNNSAGDEVSFAQNRELAAGFDVINWVTFPNQSFSRVKVGRLDPQRFEDNMVTVYDDAITWHSYFNQVGSQTLPLSVCTSSCPPGYRRRKQKEKPFCCHDCIPCAEGRFSNQRDMNDCSKCPEHQYPNRAKDFCIPKIITFLSYEESLGTSLVSLALSFALITTLVLGIFVKHHDTPIAKANNRDLTYTLLISLLLCFLCSLLFIGQPGKVTCLLRQTAFGIIFSVAVSCVLAKTITVVLAFMATKPGSIMKKWVGKRLAGSFVLCSSLVQAVICVVWLTSSPPFPDTDMNSVPEEMVLECNEGSVTMFYCVLGYMGFLAIVSFAVAFLARKLPDTFNEAKFITFSMLVFCSVWLLFIPTYLSSRGKSMVAVEVFSILASSAGLLGCIFFPKCHIIILRPELNVREQLTKGKALG; encoded by the exons ATGACCCACAAAGCAAAATGCAGCCTTGGTAAACCCCTCCCTATCCGTCACAGGTATCTTCAAGCAGGGGATCTCACCATTGGTGGAATCACTTCACAGATCACCTTGCTTGGTGATTTGATTAACTTTGATGAACACCCCCATCAGTCATGGACTAGTGACTTTCT GGCAGTGACCAAGAACTACCAGCATACTCTGGCCATGGTATTTGCTATAAAGGAGATCAACGAAGACCCGCGgatcttacccaatgtcaccTTGGGATTCCACATCTGTGAGAGCTATTTCTGCTCAAAGTGCACCTATCACGCCACTATGGAACTTCTCTCCACACAGAACAAATTTATCCCCAACTACAGGTGTGGCAGCCAGAACAAGATGATGTCAGTCATTGGGGGTCTTTACTTTGCAGTTTCTGTGAATATGGCGACCATCCTGGGGATCTACAAAGTTCCACAG CTGACGTATGGCTCTGTTCCACTAACTAGTGACAGAAGTGGGCCCCTTTCTGTCTATCAGATGGTACCAAAGGAAGCTTACCAATATACAGGAATTGCCCAGTTGCTTCTGCATTTCAAATGGACCTGGGTTGGAGTCATTGCTAAAGAAgatgacaatggagaaaggtTTCTGCAGGCCATACTTGAAATATTTCCTACAAAGggcatttgttttgctttcttagaAAGAATCAGAATAACCCAGGTCAATAACTTTCTTAGTGAACTGGATTGGCTGGTGAGAATATATTGTATTGTCATGAACAGCAATGCCAACACAGTTGTCTTCTATGCAGAAGCCATGACACTATTGAGGTGGCTGCTACAGCTACCAGATTTGGACTGGGTAACAATGAAGCCTAAAGGGAAAGTGTGGCttatgacagcccagatggaACTGAGACCACTGAATTTTCAAAGAGATTGGGATATACAAGCCATCCATGGATCTCTGTCTTTTGCAATTCAATCACATGAACTCCCCAATTTCCAGACCTTTCTTCGGATGAGAAAGCCTTTCTTGACCAAAGACGACAGCTTTATCCTGGAAATTTGGGAACAGGCCTTCAACTGTGTGTTTCCCCATCAGAATCCAGCTATAGACAGTCTGGATGGGAATatttgcactggagaggagaagttGGAGAACCTCCCTGGGGCTCTTTTTGAAgtgagcatgactggccacagctacagtatctataatgctgcCCATGCTGTAGCtcatgctttacatgccatgCAGTCATGCATACACAAGCATTGTATAATGCGGAATGAAAGAAGATTGAATCTTTGGAAtcagcagccatggcag CTGCACCACTTTCTGGAAAGGGTTTCATTTAATAATAGTGCTGGAGATGAAGTTTCTTTTGCTCAGAACAGGGAACTGGCAGCTGGTTTTGATgttatcaactgggtcactttcccaaaccagtccttttcAAGGGTGAAAGTTGGAAGACTCGACCCCCAGAGATTTGAAGACAACATGGTTACTGTTTATGATGATGCAATCACATGGCACAGCTATTTTAACCAGGTAGGGTCTCAG ACGTTGCCTCTTTCTGTGTGTACTTCCAGCTGCCCCCCAGGTTATCGGAGGAGAAAGCAGAAGGAGAAGCCATTTTGCTGTCACGACTGCATCCCTTGTGCAGAGGGGCGATTTTCTAATCAGAGAG ACATGAATGACTGCTCCAAGTGCCCAGAACATCAATATCCAAACAGGGCCAAAGATTTCTGCATTCCTAAGATTATAACATTCTTATCTTATGAAGAATCTTTGGGGACCAGCTTAGTCAGTCTAGCACTTTCTTTTGCTTTGATCACAACTCTCGTACTTGGAATATTTGTAAAGCACCATGACACTCCCATTgccaaagccaacaaccgggacctcacctacaccctcctcatctccctcctgctctgcttcctttgttcaCTGCTATTCATTGGACAACCTGGGAAGGTgacgtgtctcctccgacaaactgcttttggcatcatcttctcagtggctgtttcttgtgttctAGCAAAAACTATCACTGtagttttggccttcatggccaccaaaccaggaagtatAATgaagaaatgggtggggaaaagactggctgGCTCCTTTGTGCTTTGCAGTTCCCTGGTTCAAGCTGTCATTTGTGTGGTGTGGCTGACAAgctctcctccattcccagatactGACATGAACTCAGTACCTGAAGAAATGGTCCTGGAATGCAATGAGGGCTCTGTGacaatgttttactgtgtcttgggctacatgggcttcctggccattgtcagctttgctgtggctttcctggccaggaagctgccggacaccttcaacgaagccaagttcataactttcagcatgttggtcttttgcagtgtttggctatTGTTCATTCCCACCTACCTGAGCTCTAGGGGGAAATCCATGGTagctgtggaggtcttctctaTCTTAGCatccagtgctgggttgctgggctgtatctttttccccaaatgtcacATTATTATATTGAGGCCAGAGTTGAACGTCAGGGAACAGCTCACTAAGGGGAAAGCACTGGGGTAG